The Candidatus Auribacterota bacterium genome window below encodes:
- a CDS encoding electron transfer flavoprotein subunit beta/FixA family protein: MEIIVCIKQVPDTTAVRIDPETRTLVREGVPSIVNPFDMYAIEEGLRLREKHGGRVTVLTMGPPQAEAALREAISLGVDEAVHLCDAAFKGSDTLATSHALAAGIKKIGTFDLIICGKQASDGDTAQVGPGIAVQLDLPQVVFVRKIVEMWEGRLTAERITEEGFDLVETPLPAVVTVVKEINEPRLPSLRGKMKAKKAEIRTWGVQELGVDPGRVGLEGSPTWVEKVFSPPQREAGQIWHGEAADLVKRLVGELEKLKIV, from the coding sequence ATGGAAATCATCGTCTGTATCAAACAGGTGCCTGATACCACCGCGGTGAGGATAGACCCCGAGACGCGGACGCTCGTCCGTGAGGGGGTGCCGAGCATCGTGAATCCGTTTGACATGTACGCCATCGAGGAGGGGCTCCGCCTCAGGGAGAAGCATGGCGGCAGGGTCACCGTCCTCACCATGGGCCCCCCGCAGGCGGAGGCGGCGCTGCGTGAGGCGATATCGCTCGGGGTGGATGAGGCGGTTCACCTGTGTGACGCCGCGTTCAAGGGTTCGGACACCCTCGCCACATCGCATGCCCTCGCCGCGGGTATTAAGAAAATAGGGACATTTGACCTCATCATATGCGGCAAGCAGGCAAGCGACGGTGACACGGCCCAGGTCGGGCCCGGAATCGCGGTCCAGCTCGATCTGCCGCAGGTCGTGTTCGTGCGCAAGATCGTTGAAATGTGGGAGGGGCGCCTCACCGCGGAGCGGATAACGGAAGAGGGATTCGATCTGGTGGAGACGCCGCTGCCGGCCGTGGTGACGGTGGTGAAAGAGATCAACGAGCCCCGGCTGCCATCCCTCAGGGGCAAGATGAAAGCCAAAAAGGCGGAGATCCGCACGTGGGGGGTACAGGAGCTCGGTGTTGATCCTGGACGGGTTGGACTGGAGGGGTCGCCGACCTGGGTAGAAAAGGTCTTCAGCCCGCCCCAGCGTGAGGCGGGCCAGATCTGGCATGGGGAGGCGGCCGATCTCGTGAAGCGGCTCGTGGGTGAACTGGAGAAGCTGAAGATAGTGTAA